The genome window TACTTATGTGCAAGTTTTAGATCAGTTTATGGATACTAAAATTCCAGGTATTGTAAGAGATAGTAGCGGTAAAGAAGTAGGAAAGCACGAAGGTTATATGCACTATACCATAGGTAAAAGAAGAGGTTTTGAGGTGCGTGGGGCTCATGAGCCACATTTTGTATTAAAAATTGATCCTAAAAAAAATGAAATCATAGTAGGTAAAAAAGAAGAGCTTAGGATAAGTGAATTTAAGCTTGATAATATTAATTTATTTATCGATGCTAAAGAGTTAGATTGTGAAGTAAAAATACGCTATAGATCAAGATCAACCCCGTGTAAAGTTTTGATTAATGAAGATAAGAGTGCAAAAATCATCTTACAAGAGCCTGTTTATGGACTTGCTAGCGGACAAATGGCAGTATTTTATGATAAAGATTTGGTTCTTGCTAGTGGATTTATAAATTAACGCTAAAGAGATTACTCTAAATCTCTGTCAAAAGAAGAGAGTTTTTTAATATTAATATAAGCCTATTTTATTGTATTTGTTTAATAAAAAAAAAGAAAATAAGTAGTTTTAGCTACTTATTTTCTGAAGCAACTATTATTTGATTTATTTTTTCCAAAACTTCTGGTATTTTTAAAAGCTCTTCAATGAAATAATTGAAATTTTCTTCCATGTCATTTTTTCGAATATTTATAATTTCTTGATAATCAATATTTAGCAATTGACAGAGCTCTCTGCCGGTCATAATATGTTCTAAATCAAATTCATTTTTCATTCCTTCTCGAATAATTTCTTTGTTGTTTTGATTAAAACAACAAACATAATAATCTGTAGAAAATGGTATTTTTGCTCCAAATTTTTCAGAAAATGTTACAAGATTAGTTTTTTCACCTTTCACTTTTTTTGTATCAAATGTATCCCCATCTTTTAATTCTATTATCTTGCACAATCTATAATCACTAACGATAAAAATTATCATATCTGGCTCAATACCTTTTATCACATGTTTATAATCTTGTGTTTTTTTTAAAATTTTTTTAGTACAAAGAAAGGTTCCTTGATTTATCTCGCTTCTTGTAACTTTTTCAATAAATATGTCTATATTATCAATTGTAGAACATCTATTAATCAATAATTTTTCTAACTCATTACCATTAGAGATTACACAAGCTTGAACTCTTGAAAGAAGTTGTCCTAGCGCATCATTTCCGACAGCTCTTGTGTATCCAGATACTCCACTTTTTTGAACATTTCGTCCTTGTTGATTTGATATTTTACTCATATAAGTCTCCAAATTTTAAATCACATCCTAGAAATTTTCGATTGGTTTCTTCGCAAGCTCTTAAAACAGAGTAGCCTCCGCTAGCAGGATCAACAACAATATCTTCTTCTTGTGTCGTTGCTAAGATTAGTTGTTTTTGAAGCTCTACCGGCTTTGAGTGTGTATGAATTTTGTTATTTATCTTTTCACCCCAAACATCTGGAATATTATGAATATTCCAAGTGGTTTTAGCTTTTCTTGGACTTTTTTGAATTATAATTAGATATTCACATCTTCTTCTAGAGCGGTATCCCATACCAATTTTTTGTTTATCCCAAGTTATCATATCTACTATTTCAATAGATTTAAAATTGCCTATCCAATCTTTACATTCGAATAAATGAAATTTATCTACCCATAGAAATAAATATCCATTAGGTTTTAAAATTTGTTCTATTTGGTTAATAAAAGTTAATATAATTTCTTTTGTCATTTGAGGTAATTCGGAACGTTCCCTACCTCTACTTTTTCCTTCATTGCCATAAGAAAGTTTGTCTAAAACACCTCTATATTGTGGATCAAAAAAAACCACTTTTATACTTTCTTTGTCAATTAATTTTAATAATTTTAAGCCATTCATTTTATTTTTTTTATTCATAATAGCTTTGTATGACATTAATGATTTTCCTTTAATTTTTTTCAAATAAATACAATAACATTTGTGGAGTTATAATATCTCCATAATGCTTATATCAAACCATAAAAGATCAAATTTAAGTAAAATTCCATAAATCACAGCACTAAATAAACCTGCGAAAATTCCTGCTAAAACATCATCTAGCATTACACCTAAACCGCCTTTGGTTTTTTTGTCGATTTTACCTATGATAGATGGTTTTGTGATATCAAAAAATCTAAACAAAACAAAAGAAAGTAAAAAAGTAAAAACACTTTGTCCGCAAATTGCCAAGGCTAAAAACACCCCTACAACTTCATCTATAACGATGTGTTTATCATCGTGTATGCCTGTTTGTTTTTCATACTGATCGATGATTTTTATAGAGATTAAAAAAAGTAAAATAGCAAGTAAGATTAAAGTTTCTATGCCTAAATACCTTAAAATAAAAAAAGCAGGGATTAGCGCTGCTATCGTGCCAAAAGTTCCTGGAGCTTTATTAACACTACCTGAATAAAAAAAAGTTAAAAATAGTTTTTGCATGATTACACCATATATGACATTTGATGAAGTTTTATAAGTTGCTCATAAAATTCTTTATCGCTTCGATATTCTAAAATACCATGCGTAGGGAAAAGATTGCTATAGATATTTTGTTTATTATGAAAGCGATTTGGAAAAAGCTCAGATAAAATCAAAGCTGAAATTTCTCTTCTTATAAAAACTGCTGGTGGAATGATACCAAGTCTGAGTAAATTTTTTAAAGAATCGCCATGATATTTCATATGATGATGAGCTCCATGCGGGCATGATTTGGTGCTTACTATCATTTTGCACTCATCGCAAAATACAAATTCAGGAAGTATGGTTACTTCTATATTATAATCTTTTGCAAAATCATCAAGCACGGTAAAGGCTCTGTTTTGATTAAAATACATTCCAAGTCCTGCATGATTTTGTCCTACAAAAAGCTTATTGCAGTCAAAACTTTTAGCCAAAGCACATTCAAGAACTGGATTTAAATGTGAGGCAAAAATTTTGATATTATGTAAAGGTATGAGTAAAACCCTAGAAGATGGTAAGTAATTTTGTGCAAAAACATCAAAACAACGCTTTTTAAGTTTTAAGCTCAAACCGTTATTTTCATAAGATTCTATAAGGAAAATAATCACTAGATCAGATTGCTCTATAGCCCATCTTAAAATTCTCTCATGAGCTCTGTGAAAAGGATCGAAACTTGAAACAATGGCAGTGATATTGGAAGGGTTTAATCTTTTTTTGATTTTTTCAAAATCTTCTTTAATAGCTTTGATATGGTTATGATAAATTTCAAATTCCCCACTAATGCAAGTTTTTCCAAAATCTTGGATTAAACAAGCATTAGGTCTAAAAATATCATTGCTGTTTTTATCATTTTCAAATTTACTTTCTAAAATGATATGTCCTATGATTTTATCATTGCAGATAAAGTCTATTTTATCGCCAACTTTTGCATTTTTTAAAACTGTATTATTCTCTTCAGTGCTAGCGGGTGCAAAGGTCAGAGTATAAGGAATTTTTTGATTATGAATCATTCCAGTAGCTAGGACTTCATCTCTTTCTTTTTGGTTCATTAATTTAGTAAAAGAGCCAAAAATTCCTTCTTTGATAAAGCATAAAACCTCGTATTCTTCTTCTGAGATTATAATGCTATTTTTTCTTTGTAATGCCATATTTTTTCCTTTTTTCCCATAAAGACTTTCTTGAAATTCCTAACTTTTTAGATAAATCCGTATCAGGAAAGACGTTTTGATAACTAATGATAATGTGTTTAACATAATCATCAATGGTTAAAATTCCATTGCTTTCAAAGCTTTTTTCATCTTCGCCTAGCTCTAAAATTTGGAAATCACTATGTTCAATATTCGCACTTGTATGTATAATAACAGCTTTTTTTAAAGCAAGATTTAACACCTTTTCTTTTTCCAAAGGTTTTAAGGTTTGAAAATTAACTAAATAATATAAAGAATTATCCTTAAAAATCTTATCTAAATTTTGTTGGTGCGAAAGATCTATGTATATATTTGCGATATTGTGCTCATTAGTATAATTAAATACAAAATGATCTGCAAAAATTTGATTGTTGGTTTTTAAAATCAAAGGCAGTTTGAATTTTTTATAATCAAAAGTTGGCAATTTGGCTGTTTCAAATTTATGTTTTAAATAAGATTGATAAGTATGATTTAATATGCTTATTTTTTTAAATTCTTGAAAATGCTTTATTTTACGCATTAATTCTTCTATCATGAAAGGCTTTTGTATATAATCACTCGCACCAGCTTTTAATGGCGCTAAAACAGTATCTGAGCTTATGTAAGATATAAGTAAAATAATGATTTTATGCTTAAAAATTTCTATAATATGCTCAAAATTAGCCATACTAGTAGAAAGTAAAATGATTTCATAATCATGATGAGCAAGTTCATTAACATTTGCGATAATATCACAATCATAACCTATAGAATTAAGCTTTGAACCTATACTTTGAGCTAAATAAAATTCATTTTCTACTATTAAAACTTTCATAATTTCATCCAATCAAAATATTTTAAATTTACACTTGCTAAAACAGCAATGCCTTCTTTTCTTCCTATAAATCCTAGATGTTCTGTGGTGGTGGCTTTGATATTGATTTTATTTGGTGTGGTTTTTAATGTTTTAGCGATATTAAAAGCAATAGCTTCTTTAAAATCTTTCATTTTAGGTGTTTGAGCTATGATAGTAATATCAGCATTTACAAGTTCAAAACCATAATTTTGCACCAAAGTATAAGCATTTTGCAATAAAAGCATAGAATCGGCGTTTTTATACTGCATATCATTATCTGGGAAAAGTTCGCCAATATCTCCAAGCCCTGCTGCACCCAAAAGCGCATCAATTAGCGCATGAGCTAATACATCTCCATCAGAATGAGCTTTTAAACCCATACTTTCATGCACTTTTACCCCACCTAAAAGCAAGGCTCTTTGCTCTCCAAATTCATGCACATCAAAACCATTTCCATTAAAAATATCCCAAGATGGTTTTGGTAAATTTAAGCTTTTTAAATCTTCTTTAAAAGTAATTTTTTTAGCTAACTCATCACCTTGTACATACCAAATTTTACCACCAATAGCTTGTATAGCTGTGCTATCATCGGTGAAATTTGAGCTTTGCTCTAAAGCTTGTTTTAGCATACTTGTGCGTGAAAGTTGAGGGGTTTGTATGAGTTTGATTTTATCTCTATCGATAGCTTCTTGAGCATAAATTGTAGTATCGCTTACTTTTAAAATAGGTGTAATACAATCAGCTTTGTCATGATTTTCTATGATGTTGTTAAAAAGATTTTTAGAAATCAAAACTCTTGCAACATCACTAACCAAAACATATTCACTCTCAACCATGCTTAAAGCATTGAGTAAAGATTGTGCTCTAGTTGCACCACCTTGGACAAATTTATATTCAGGGGCAAATTTTTTCATATAAGAAATATTACCAGAAGTAACAACTATTTGTTTAAAAGGATAAAAAGAACTTAAATTTTTAGTAGCATAAAGCCATAAAGGTTGTTCGCCTAGTCGTAAAAACTGCTTTTTTACTGGAGCATTAAATCTTGATGATTCTCCAGCAGATAGCATAATCAAGGAAATATCTAACATTTGTTACACCTTAATTTCTTATTAATGTTACGATATTATACACCATAAAAGCCAAAATTTATATTTATGTTAGTAGAATTAATCATTTTAAATAATA of Campylobacter lari contains these proteins:
- a CDS encoding restriction endonuclease, translating into MSKISNQQGRNVQKSGVSGYTRAVGNDALGQLLSRVQACVISNGNELEKLLINRCSTIDNIDIFIEKVTRSEINQGTFLCTKKILKKTQDYKHVIKGIEPDMIIFIVSDYRLCKIIELKDGDTFDTKKVKGEKTNLVTFSEKFGAKIPFSTDYYVCCFNQNNKEIIREGMKNEFDLEHIMTGRELCQLLNIDYQEIINIRKNDMEENFNYFIEELLKIPEVLEKINQIIVASENK
- a CDS encoding site-specific DNA-methyltransferase, which gives rise to MSYKAIMNKKNKMNGLKLLKLIDKESIKVVFFDPQYRGVLDKLSYGNEGKSRGRERSELPQMTKEIILTFINQIEQILKPNGYLFLWVDKFHLFECKDWIGNFKSIEIVDMITWDKQKIGMGYRSRRRCEYLIIIQKSPRKAKTTWNIHNIPDVWGEKINNKIHTHSKPVELQKQLILATTQEEDIVVDPASGGYSVLRACEETNRKFLGCDLKFGDLYE
- a CDS encoding phosphatidylglycerophosphatase A family protein → MQKLFLTFFYSGSVNKAPGTFGTIAALIPAFFILRYLGIETLILLAILLFLISIKIIDQYEKQTGIHDDKHIVIDEVVGVFLALAICGQSVFTFLLSFVLFRFFDITKPSIIGKIDKKTKGGLGVMLDDVLAGIFAGLFSAVIYGILLKFDLLWFDISIMEIL
- a CDS encoding ATP sulfurylase (sulfate adenylyltransferase), whose translation is MALQRKNSIIISEEEYEVLCFIKEGIFGSFTKLMNQKERDEVLATGMIHNQKIPYTLTFAPASTEENNTVLKNAKVGDKIDFICNDKIIGHIILESKFENDKNSNDIFRPNACLIQDFGKTCISGEFEIYHNHIKAIKEDFEKIKKRLNPSNITAIVSSFDPFHRAHERILRWAIEQSDLVIIFLIESYENNGLSLKLKKRCFDVFAQNYLPSSRVLLIPLHNIKIFASHLNPVLECALAKSFDCNKLFVGQNHAGLGMYFNQNRAFTVLDDFAKDYNIEVTILPEFVFCDECKMIVSTKSCPHGAHHHMKYHGDSLKNLLRLGIIPPAVFIRREISALILSELFPNRFHNKQNIYSNLFPTHGILEYRSDKEFYEQLIKLHQMSYMV
- a CDS encoding response regulator transcription factor, encoding MKVLIVENEFYLAQSIGSKLNSIGYDCDIIANVNELAHHDYEIILLSTSMANFEHIIEIFKHKIIILLISYISSDTVLAPLKAGASDYIQKPFMIEELMRKIKHFQEFKKISILNHTYQSYLKHKFETAKLPTFDYKKFKLPLILKTNNQIFADHFVFNYTNEHNIANIYIDLSHQQNLDKIFKDNSLYYLVNFQTLKPLEKEKVLNLALKKAVIIHTSANIEHSDFQILELGEDEKSFESNGILTIDDYVKHIIISYQNVFPDTDLSKKLGISRKSLWEKRKKYGITKKK
- a CDS encoding bifunctional 2-C-methyl-D-erythritol 4-phosphate cytidylyltransferase/2-C-methyl-D-erythritol 2,4-cyclodiphosphate synthase; this translates as MLDISLIMLSAGESSRFNAPVKKQFLRLGEQPLWLYATKNLSSFYPFKQIVVTSGNISYMKKFAPEYKFVQGGATRAQSLLNALSMVESEYVLVSDVARVLISKNLFNNIIENHDKADCITPILKVSDTTIYAQEAIDRDKIKLIQTPQLSRTSMLKQALEQSSNFTDDSTAIQAIGGKIWYVQGDELAKKITFKEDLKSLNLPKPSWDIFNGNGFDVHEFGEQRALLLGGVKVHESMGLKAHSDGDVLAHALIDALLGAAGLGDIGELFPDNDMQYKNADSMLLLQNAYTLVQNYGFELVNADITIIAQTPKMKDFKEAIAFNIAKTLKTTPNKINIKATTTEHLGFIGRKEGIAVLASVNLKYFDWMKL